One window of Amaranthus tricolor cultivar Red isolate AtriRed21 chromosome 11, ASM2621246v1, whole genome shotgun sequence genomic DNA carries:
- the LOC130826601 gene encoding DNA polymerase-like, with translation MIKSSNSIVTDFSLNTLFKVVLQPSVLDPHPGLIIATHNFNTYISIDEIELLSLATMDLLNIFAYPSVSGYAKFTISLKLLLPFGEEVSFTAGCAIPLTYHDGTLIPKNQIYSYLKNLYHRNAEQYNGSRIVSLIIRIYMELDKKLERTELSVDDRKRLLHSLKEVCDTEPISSSRKIKYKYKKEKHKHPGYITSLKRESKEMKPFMVSDLETLMIENEHRPYAAGLMLVHPGQDIKSSLIYTYFSEDYSLFINSFEERSKKVLFDLVLKIQAIVKKEKEAKTVYFHNLSRFDGIILLKHLACYHNFMLKPLLRNNRLYEIAVYSNKSERARTDVRGSSNVRGSSKQGNVRGQFLFRIRDSLNLLPGKLSSLAMSLCPSLGTKGSIDYDNVTLSNLESEKVNLIEYMKQDILLLGGIMQKAQDIYYQLFQMDIVSRITLSSLALSIFRLKYYDDMNWPINIPNMNQDSFIRKAYYGGHTDSYIPLGENLYYYDVNSLYPYVMKEFQMPGGVPVWHGNLENKDLDSIFGFIEAYVECPITIKRPFLPYRTKDNTLIFPTGEFIGVYYSEELKLARDIGYTVIPLSGYLYEKMDSPFNNFVSSLYSSRIEAKKAGNEALSYVYKILMNSLYGRFGINPKSTTAELCDHDRYITLFKMDSFIHGDKLSNNKYIVSYHVNTGNTPESWNPPKDIILEFPTCPPIFVFPLSGWISFY, from the coding sequence atgattaaGTCATCAAACAGCATAGTAACAGATTTCTCTTTAAATACCCTTTTCAAGGTAGTTTTACAGCCTTCTGTGCTTGATCCACATCCTGGATTAATAATTGCAACACACAACTTCAATACTTACATAAGTATAGATGAGATAGAGCTCCTCAGTCTTGCAACAATGGATCTCTTAAACATCTTTGCTTACCCATCTGTATCTGGTTATGCTAAGTTTACAATTTCATTGAAACTTCTCCTACCTTTCGGTGAAGAGGTCTCATTTACAGCTGGTTGTGCAATTCCCTTGACATACCATGATGGTACTCTTATTCCTAAGAATCAAATCTATTCTTATCTTAAGAATCTTTATCACAGGAATGCAGAACAATACAATGGATCCCGTATTGTTAGCCTCATTATTCGCATATATATGGAGCTGGATAAAAAGCTTGAACGCACAGAACTATCAGTTGATGATAGAAAAAGGTTACTTCATTCATTGAAAGAAGTGTGTGATACAGAACCAATTTCATCTAGTAGAAAgatcaaatataaatataagaaagaaaaacatAAGCATCCTGGTTATATAACCTCTCTCAAAAGAGAGAGCAAGGAGATGAAACCATTCATGGTATCTGATCTTGAAACTCTTATGATAGAAAACGAGCATAGGCCATATGCTGCTGGTCTCATGTTGGTTCATCCTGGTCAAGACATCAAGTCTAGTCTAATTTACACATACTTCAGTGAAGACTACTCTTTATTTATAAATTCCTTTGAAGAAAGGAGTAAAAAAGTTCTTTTTGACTTGGTATTAAAGATTCAAGCTAttgttaaaaaagaaaaagaagctaAAACAGTATATTTTCACAATTTATCTAGATTTGATGGAATTATCTTGCTTAAGCACCTTGCATGTTATCATAACTTCATGCTTAAACCACTTTTGAGAAACAATAGGCTTTACGAGATAGCAGTATATTCCAACAAGTCAGAAAGAGCTCGAACAGATGTGAGAGGAAGCTCAAATGTGAGAGGGAGCTCAAAGCAGGGAAATGTTAGAGGACAGTTCTTATTTCGCATCAGAGACTCCTTGAATCTACTTCCTGGTAAACTATCATCCCTAGCAATGAGTCTTTGTCCTTCTCTTGGCACAAAAGGATCAATCGATTATGATAATGTGACTCTATCAAATCTTGAAAGTGAGAAAGTTAACTTGATAGAATATATGAAGCAGGACATTCTTCTCCTTGGTGGTATAATGCAGAAGGCACAAGACATTTATTATCAACTCTTTCAAATGGATATAGTTTCAAGAATAACCCTTTCCTCATTAGCTCTAAGCATCTTTCGTTTGAAATATTATGATGATATGAATTGGCCAATCAACATCCCAAACATGAATCAAGACAGCTTCATAAGGAAAGCTTATTATGGTGGTCATACTGATTCATACATACCTCTTGGTGAGAATCTATACTACTATGATGTGAACTCTCTCTATCCTTATGTAATGAAGGAATTTCAAATGCCTGGTGGTGTGCCAGTCTGGCATGGAAATCTGGAGAACAAGGACTTAGATAGCATCTTTGGCTTTATAGAAGCATATGTTGAATGTCCAATAACAATCAAAAGGCCCTTTCTTCCATATCGAACCAAGGATAATACTCTTATCTTTCCAACAGGGGAATTTATAGGGGTATACTATAGTGAGGAATTGAAGCTAGCAAGAGATATTGGATACACTGTGATCCCTCTCTCTGGTTACCTTTATGAGAAGATGGATAGCCCATTCAATAACTTTGTTAGCTCACTATATTCAAGCAGAATAGAAGCAAAGAAAGCTGGAAATGAGGCATTATCATATGTTTATAAGATCCTTATGAATTCACTCTATGGAAGATTTGGAATAAATCCTAAAAGCACAACAGCTGAGCTCTGCGATCATGATCGATACATAACATTGTTTAAAATGGATTCATTTATCCATGGTGATAAGCTTAGTAATAACAAATACATTGTATCATACCATGTCAATACAGGGAATACACCAGAATCATGGAACCCACCGAAGGATATCATTCTGGAATTCCCTACTTGTCCTCCTATCTTTGTATTCCCTCTTTCCGGGTGGATATCCTTTTATTAG
- the LOC130827030 gene encoding uncharacterized protein LOC130827030, giving the protein MDIPTSERLAIIDNQIHLVEAERLACEQRLALFWEHLPAIDPADVAAAMQNLQGRICNLKNRKRDLLNEKQALIVQAITHLAPGRRED; this is encoded by the coding sequence ATGGATATCCCTACCTCAGAAAGGCTAGCAATAATTGATAACCAGATCCATTTGGTAGAAGCCGAGAGGCTCGCATGTGAGCAAAGGCTTGCTCTGTTCTGGGAGCACCTGCCTGCCATCGATCCAGCGGATGTGGCTGCAGCCATGCAAAATCTCCAGGGCCGCATTTGCAATCTGAAAAACAGGAAACGGGACCTCCTCAACGAGAAACAAGCCCTGATTGTGCAGGCCATCACCCACCTCGCCCCCGGTCGCCGGGAAGACTAG